A window of the Brassica napus cultivar Da-Ae chromosome A2, Da-Ae, whole genome shotgun sequence genome harbors these coding sequences:
- the LOC125588843 gene encoding cellulose synthase A catalytic subunit 6 [UDP-forming]-like isoform X2, with the protein MNTGGRLIAGSHNRNEFVLINADENARIRSVQELRGQTCEICRDEIESTVDGEPFVACNECAFPVCRPCYEYERREGNQACPQCKTRYKRIKGSPRVENDEEEDDVDDIDNEFEYGGNGIGFDQVSEGVSVSRRHSGDLDSAPPGSQIPLLTYGDEDIEISSDRHALIVPPSLSGHGSKVHPVSLSDPTIAAHPRPMVPQKDLAVYGYGSVAWKDRMEEWKRKQNEKLQVVRHEGDPDFEDGDDIPMMDEGRQPLSRKIPIKSSKINPYRMLIVLRLVILSLFFHYRILHPVKDAYALWLTSVICEIWFAVSWVLDQFPKWYPIERETYLDRLSLRYEKEGKPSELSPVDVFVSTVDPLKEPPLITANTVLSILAVDYPVDKVACYVSDDGAAMLTFEALSETAEFARKWVPFCKKYCIEPRAPEWYFCHKMDYLKNKVHPAFVRERRAMKRDYEEFKVKINALVATAQKVPEEGWTMQDGTPWPGNSTRDHPGMIQVFLGTDGVRDVENNELPRLVYVSREKRPGFDHHKKAGAMNSLIRVSGVLSNAPYLLNVDCDHYINNSKALREAMCFMMDPQSGKKICYVQFPQRFDGIDRHDRYSNRNVVFFDINMKGLDGLQGPIYVGTGCVFRRQALYGFDAPKKKKAPRKTCNCWPKWCFLCCGSRKNRKAKTLAAADKKKKNREASKQIHALENIEEGPVTKELSSEAMQLKLEKKFGQSPVFVASARMQNGGMARNASPACLLKEAIQVISCGYEDKTEWGKEIGWIYGSVTEDILTGFKMHSHGWRSVYCTPKLPAFKGSAPINLSDRLHQVLRWALGSVEIFLSRHCPIWYGYGGGLKWLERLSYINSVVYPWTSLPLIVYCSLPAICLLTGKFIVPEISNYASILFMALFSSIAVTGILEMQWGKVGIDDWWRNEQFWVIGGVSAHLFALFQGLLKVLAGVDTNFTVTSKAADDGEFSDLYLFKWTSLLIPPTTLLIINVIGIVVGISDAISNGYDSWGPLFGRLFFALWVVIHLYPFLKGLLGKQDRMPTIIVVWSILLASILTLLWVRVNPFVAKGGPVLEICGLDCL; encoded by the exons ATGAATACCGGTGGTCGGTTAATCGCCGGTTCTCACAACAGGAACGAGTTTGTTCTGATCAATGCCGATGAGAATGCCAGA ATAAGATCAGTGCAAGAGCTGAGAGGACAGACATGCGAAATCTGCAGAGACGAGATCGAATCAACCGTCGATGGAGAACCGTTTGTTGCCTGCAACGAGTGTGCCTTCCCTGTGTGTAGACCTTGCTACGAGTACGAGAGACGAGAAGGCAATCAAGCTTGTCCTCAGTGCAAGACCCGTTACAAACGGATTAAAGGAAGTCCAAGGGTCGAGAACGATGAAGAGGAGGATGACGTTGATGATATAGACAATGAGTTCGAGTACGGGGGCAATGGGATTGGGTTTGATCAGGTCTCTGAAGGTGTGTCGGTGTCTCGTCGCCACTCCGGTGATTTGGATTCAGCTCCTCCTGGCTCTCAGATTCCACTCCTGACTTATGGAGACGAG GACATTGAGATATCGTCTGACAGACATGCTCTTATTGTTCCTCCTTCACTTAGTGGTCATGGCAGTAAAGTCCACCCGGTTTCTCTCTCTGACCCAACCATTGCTG CACATCCAAGACCAATGGTACCTCAGAAAGATCTTGCGGTTTACGGTTATGGAAGTGTGGCTTGGAAAGATCGTATGGAGGAATGGAAAAGAAAGCAGAATGAGAAACTTCAGGTGGTTAGACACGAAGGTGATCCTGATTTTGAAGATGGTGATGACATCCCAAT GATGGATGAGGGAAGGCAGCCATTGTCTAGGAAGATACCAATCAAATCAAGCAAGATTAATCCGTACCGGATGTTAATTGTTCTGCGTCTTGTGATTCTTAGTCTCTTCTTCCACTACCGTATTCTCCACCCGGTCAAAGATGCATATGCACTGTGGCTTACCTCCGTGATTTGTGAGATATGGTTTGCGGTTTCTTGGGTTCTTGATCAGTTCCCTAAGTGGTACCCAATAGAGCGAGAAACATACCTGGACAGGCTCTCATTAAG ATATGAAAAAGAAGGGAAACCATCCGAACTATCCCCTGTGGATGTATTCGTGAGTACAGTGGATCCCTTAAAAGAGCCTCCGCTTATTACAGCAAACACTGTCTTGTCTATTCTTGCGGTTGACTATCCGGTTGATAAAGTTGCTTGTTATGTATCCGACGACGGTGCAGCTATGCTCACTTTCGAAGCTCTTTCAGAGACGGCAGAGTTCGCGAGGAAATGGGTTCCTTTCTGCAAGAAGTACTGCATCGAGCCGCGTGCCCCTGAATGGTACTTCTGCCATAAGATGGACTACTTGAAGAACAAAGTCCATCCAGCATTCGTCAGAGAACGGCGAGCCATGAAG agagattatgaagagttCAAAGTTAAGATCAATGCTCTTGTAGCGACGGCGCAGAAAGTCCCTGAGGAAGGTTGGACTATGCAAGACGGTACACCTTGGCCTGGTAACAGTACAAGAGATCATCCCGGCATGATCCAG GTTTTCCTTGGAACTGATGGTGTGCGTGACGTCGAAAACAACGAGCTGCCTCGTTTGGTTTACGTCTCTCGTGAGAAGAGACCTGGATTCGATCACCACAAGAAGGCTGGAGCTATGAACTCATTGATACGAGTCTCTGGTGTTCTATCAAACGCTCCTTATCTTCTGAACGTTGATTGTGATCACTACATCAACAACAGCAAAGCTCTTAGAGAAGCAATGTGTTTCATGATGGATCCTCAGTCAGGGAAAAAGATCTGTTACGTTCAGTTCCCTCAGAGATTCGATGGGATCGATAGGCACGATCGATACTCAAACCGCAACGTCGTGTTCTTCGAT ATCAATATGAAGGGTTTAGATGGGTTACAAGGACCTATCTATGTCGGAACAGGTTGTGTTTTCAGGAGGCAAGCGCTTTACGGATTCGATGCgcctaagaagaagaaggcgcCGCGTAAGACATGTAACTGCTGGCCTAAATGGTGTTTCCTATGCTGCGGTTCGAGGAAGAACCGTAAGGCGAAGACGCTGGCTGCTGctgataagaagaagaagaatagggAAGCGTCTAAGCAGATCCATGCGTTGGAGAATATTGAAGAGGGTCCCGTCACTAAAG AACTATCAAGCGAGGCGATGCAGCTGAAGTTGGAGAAGAAGTTTGGGCAGTCTCCTGTTTTTGTTGCGTCTGCTCGTATGCAAAACGGTGGGATGGCTAGAAACGCAAGTCCTGCGTGTCTGCTTAAAGAAGCTATTCAAGTCATTAGTTGTGGATATGAAGATAAAACTGAATGGGGCAAAGAG ATTGGGTGGATCTACGGTTCTGTTACGGAAGATATTCTCACGGGTTTCAAGATGCATTCTCATGGATGGAGGTCTGTTTACTGTACACCTAAGTTACCAGCTTTCAAAGGGTCAGCTCCAATCAATCTTTCAGACCGTCTTCATCAAGTCCTTAGATGGGCGCTTGGGTCCGTTGAGATTTTCTTGAGTAGGCATTGTCCTATTTGGTATGGTTATGGAGGTGGTCTGAAGTGGCTTGAGAGATTGTCATACATTAACTCTGTCGTTTACCCTTGGACCTCTCTCCCACTCATTGTGTACTGTTCTCTCCCTGCCATCTGTCTTCTCACAGGAAAATTCATCGTTCCTGAG ATAAGCAACTATGCGAGTATCCTCTTCATGGCCCTCTTCTCGTCCATTGCAGTAACTGGTATACTCGAGATGCAATGGGGCAAAGTTGGGATCGATGACTGGTGGAGAAACGAACAGTTTTGGGTCATAGGAGGTGTCTCTGCtcatctctttgctctcttccaAGGTCTTCTCAAGGTTCTTGCTGGTGTGGACACTAACTTCACAGTCACGTCAAAAGCAGCTGATGACGGAGAGTTCTCAGACCTTTACCTCTTCAAATGGACTTCACTTCTCATTCCTCCGACGACTCTTCTCATCATAAACGTCATCGGAATCGTAGTGGGAATCTCTGATGCTATAAGCAATGGATATGACTCATGGGGACCGCTTTTTGGAAGGTTGTTCTTTGCACTTTGGGTGGTCATTCATCTTTACCCTTTCCTTAAAGGTTTGCTTGGGAAACAAGATAGAATGCCGACCATTATTGTTGTCTGGTCGATCCTCCTGGCCTCGATTCTTACACTTCTTTGGGTGAGGGTTAATCCGTTTGTGGCCAAAGGTGGTCCTGTTCTTGAGATCTGTGGTTTAGACTGCTTGTGA
- the LOC125588843 gene encoding cellulose synthase A catalytic subunit 6 [UDP-forming]-like isoform X1 has translation MNTGGRLIAGSHNRNEFVLINADENARIRSVQELRGQTCEICRDEIESTVDGEPFVACNECAFPVCRPCYEYERREGNQACPQCKTRYKRIKGSPRVENDEEEDDVDDIDNEFEYGGNGIGFDQVSEGVSVSRRHSGDLDSAPPGSQIPLLTYGDEDIEISSDRHALIVPPSLSGHGSKVHPVSLSDPTIAAHPRPMVPQKDLAVYGYGSVAWKDRMEEWKRKQNEKLQVVRHEGDPDFEDGDDIPMMDEGRQPLSRKIPIKSSKINPYRMLIVLRLVILSLFFHYRILHPVKDAYALWLTSVICEIWFAVSWVLDQFPKWYPIERETYLDRLSLRYEKEGKPSELSPVDVFVSTVDPLKEPPLITANTVLSILAVDYPVDKVACYVSDDGAAMLTFEALSETAEFARKWVPFCKKYCIEPRAPEWYFCHKMDYLKNKVHPAFVRERRAMKRDYEEFKVKINALVATAQKVPEEGWTMQDGTPWPGNSTRDHPGMIQVFLGTDGVRDVENNELPRLVYVSREKRPGFDHHKKAGAMNSLIRVSGVLSNAPYLLNVDCDHYINNSKALREAMCFMMDPQSGKKICYVQFPQRFDGIDRHDRYSNRNVVFFDINMKGLDGLQGPIYVGTGCVFRRQALYGFDAPKKKKAPRKTCNCWPKWCFLCCGSRKNRKAKTLAAADKKKKNREASKQIHALENIEEGPVTKGSNVELSSEAMQLKLEKKFGQSPVFVASARMQNGGMARNASPACLLKEAIQVISCGYEDKTEWGKEIGWIYGSVTEDILTGFKMHSHGWRSVYCTPKLPAFKGSAPINLSDRLHQVLRWALGSVEIFLSRHCPIWYGYGGGLKWLERLSYINSVVYPWTSLPLIVYCSLPAICLLTGKFIVPEISNYASILFMALFSSIAVTGILEMQWGKVGIDDWWRNEQFWVIGGVSAHLFALFQGLLKVLAGVDTNFTVTSKAADDGEFSDLYLFKWTSLLIPPTTLLIINVIGIVVGISDAISNGYDSWGPLFGRLFFALWVVIHLYPFLKGLLGKQDRMPTIIVVWSILLASILTLLWVRVNPFVAKGGPVLEICGLDCL, from the exons ATGAATACCGGTGGTCGGTTAATCGCCGGTTCTCACAACAGGAACGAGTTTGTTCTGATCAATGCCGATGAGAATGCCAGA ATAAGATCAGTGCAAGAGCTGAGAGGACAGACATGCGAAATCTGCAGAGACGAGATCGAATCAACCGTCGATGGAGAACCGTTTGTTGCCTGCAACGAGTGTGCCTTCCCTGTGTGTAGACCTTGCTACGAGTACGAGAGACGAGAAGGCAATCAAGCTTGTCCTCAGTGCAAGACCCGTTACAAACGGATTAAAGGAAGTCCAAGGGTCGAGAACGATGAAGAGGAGGATGACGTTGATGATATAGACAATGAGTTCGAGTACGGGGGCAATGGGATTGGGTTTGATCAGGTCTCTGAAGGTGTGTCGGTGTCTCGTCGCCACTCCGGTGATTTGGATTCAGCTCCTCCTGGCTCTCAGATTCCACTCCTGACTTATGGAGACGAG GACATTGAGATATCGTCTGACAGACATGCTCTTATTGTTCCTCCTTCACTTAGTGGTCATGGCAGTAAAGTCCACCCGGTTTCTCTCTCTGACCCAACCATTGCTG CACATCCAAGACCAATGGTACCTCAGAAAGATCTTGCGGTTTACGGTTATGGAAGTGTGGCTTGGAAAGATCGTATGGAGGAATGGAAAAGAAAGCAGAATGAGAAACTTCAGGTGGTTAGACACGAAGGTGATCCTGATTTTGAAGATGGTGATGACATCCCAAT GATGGATGAGGGAAGGCAGCCATTGTCTAGGAAGATACCAATCAAATCAAGCAAGATTAATCCGTACCGGATGTTAATTGTTCTGCGTCTTGTGATTCTTAGTCTCTTCTTCCACTACCGTATTCTCCACCCGGTCAAAGATGCATATGCACTGTGGCTTACCTCCGTGATTTGTGAGATATGGTTTGCGGTTTCTTGGGTTCTTGATCAGTTCCCTAAGTGGTACCCAATAGAGCGAGAAACATACCTGGACAGGCTCTCATTAAG ATATGAAAAAGAAGGGAAACCATCCGAACTATCCCCTGTGGATGTATTCGTGAGTACAGTGGATCCCTTAAAAGAGCCTCCGCTTATTACAGCAAACACTGTCTTGTCTATTCTTGCGGTTGACTATCCGGTTGATAAAGTTGCTTGTTATGTATCCGACGACGGTGCAGCTATGCTCACTTTCGAAGCTCTTTCAGAGACGGCAGAGTTCGCGAGGAAATGGGTTCCTTTCTGCAAGAAGTACTGCATCGAGCCGCGTGCCCCTGAATGGTACTTCTGCCATAAGATGGACTACTTGAAGAACAAAGTCCATCCAGCATTCGTCAGAGAACGGCGAGCCATGAAG agagattatgaagagttCAAAGTTAAGATCAATGCTCTTGTAGCGACGGCGCAGAAAGTCCCTGAGGAAGGTTGGACTATGCAAGACGGTACACCTTGGCCTGGTAACAGTACAAGAGATCATCCCGGCATGATCCAG GTTTTCCTTGGAACTGATGGTGTGCGTGACGTCGAAAACAACGAGCTGCCTCGTTTGGTTTACGTCTCTCGTGAGAAGAGACCTGGATTCGATCACCACAAGAAGGCTGGAGCTATGAACTCATTGATACGAGTCTCTGGTGTTCTATCAAACGCTCCTTATCTTCTGAACGTTGATTGTGATCACTACATCAACAACAGCAAAGCTCTTAGAGAAGCAATGTGTTTCATGATGGATCCTCAGTCAGGGAAAAAGATCTGTTACGTTCAGTTCCCTCAGAGATTCGATGGGATCGATAGGCACGATCGATACTCAAACCGCAACGTCGTGTTCTTCGAT ATCAATATGAAGGGTTTAGATGGGTTACAAGGACCTATCTATGTCGGAACAGGTTGTGTTTTCAGGAGGCAAGCGCTTTACGGATTCGATGCgcctaagaagaagaaggcgcCGCGTAAGACATGTAACTGCTGGCCTAAATGGTGTTTCCTATGCTGCGGTTCGAGGAAGAACCGTAAGGCGAAGACGCTGGCTGCTGctgataagaagaagaagaatagggAAGCGTCTAAGCAGATCCATGCGTTGGAGAATATTGAAGAGGGTCCCGTCACTAAAG GCTCTAATGTAGAACTATCAAGCGAGGCGATGCAGCTGAAGTTGGAGAAGAAGTTTGGGCAGTCTCCTGTTTTTGTTGCGTCTGCTCGTATGCAAAACGGTGGGATGGCTAGAAACGCAAGTCCTGCGTGTCTGCTTAAAGAAGCTATTCAAGTCATTAGTTGTGGATATGAAGATAAAACTGAATGGGGCAAAGAG ATTGGGTGGATCTACGGTTCTGTTACGGAAGATATTCTCACGGGTTTCAAGATGCATTCTCATGGATGGAGGTCTGTTTACTGTACACCTAAGTTACCAGCTTTCAAAGGGTCAGCTCCAATCAATCTTTCAGACCGTCTTCATCAAGTCCTTAGATGGGCGCTTGGGTCCGTTGAGATTTTCTTGAGTAGGCATTGTCCTATTTGGTATGGTTATGGAGGTGGTCTGAAGTGGCTTGAGAGATTGTCATACATTAACTCTGTCGTTTACCCTTGGACCTCTCTCCCACTCATTGTGTACTGTTCTCTCCCTGCCATCTGTCTTCTCACAGGAAAATTCATCGTTCCTGAG ATAAGCAACTATGCGAGTATCCTCTTCATGGCCCTCTTCTCGTCCATTGCAGTAACTGGTATACTCGAGATGCAATGGGGCAAAGTTGGGATCGATGACTGGTGGAGAAACGAACAGTTTTGGGTCATAGGAGGTGTCTCTGCtcatctctttgctctcttccaAGGTCTTCTCAAGGTTCTTGCTGGTGTGGACACTAACTTCACAGTCACGTCAAAAGCAGCTGATGACGGAGAGTTCTCAGACCTTTACCTCTTCAAATGGACTTCACTTCTCATTCCTCCGACGACTCTTCTCATCATAAACGTCATCGGAATCGTAGTGGGAATCTCTGATGCTATAAGCAATGGATATGACTCATGGGGACCGCTTTTTGGAAGGTTGTTCTTTGCACTTTGGGTGGTCATTCATCTTTACCCTTTCCTTAAAGGTTTGCTTGGGAAACAAGATAGAATGCCGACCATTATTGTTGTCTGGTCGATCCTCCTGGCCTCGATTCTTACACTTCTTTGGGTGAGGGTTAATCCGTTTGTGGCCAAAGGTGGTCCTGTTCTTGAGATCTGTGGTTTAGACTGCTTGTGA